ATGCCGAAGGTGGCAATCTTTCTGGAACTCTCTGGAGACAGTCTGGGGGAATTTGGGTCCGGTGTCATATCGTTCTTTGTGTGGATGTTCCTATCGGCGGCGTACTTCAGCGCTTTGGGGGATTAATTATCCACGCTAAGGGTAAGGGTGCGTCAGGGTTCATAGCTCAGAAGATTGTCTGAGTAGACCCACCAAGACTAACGGTTACCCATAAGCGTCCCATACAGATTTATGGCCGACAACGTCGTTGCCCTCTTTGAGCTGACACTCCAAGACGATGAGGTAAAGGTTGTCGAGGAACGGCACTATAAGCTGGTCCCTGCTTCCGACCTCGACCGCGACGCAATACGGACCTACCGCGATTAGCGCCTCGCAGCATCGAAAGAAGCAGCATCGTTTTCAAAGTGTGGGAGAGAATGTGGGATAAGCTGGGAATAAATCTAGTTTATCGAACAAAATCAATAAGATAGTATGTTTTTTGGCGGATGGGGTGGGATTCGAACCCACGAAGGGTGTTACCCCTTGCCGGTTTTCAAGACCGGTCCCTTCAACCACTCGGGCACCCATCCATGCTCTTGCTCAAATGCCGAACTTTCAAATTACTTTGAAGCGATCCGCCGACTGGACAGCAAAGGCAATATCACCCGCAGGCGGCAGGGTGCAAGAAGGCGTCATTCGAAATTCGATAGATCTGCGTCTAAAATCAGCGCAAACAGCTGCGCCGCCACGGATTTGGGAAGATTAAGCCGCCAAGCAGTCGAACACATCGCCATCGCTCGGATGGCCGAGAACATGGATTTGGTGCCAGGTAGCGTAGAATAGCAGAATCCAGGCGGCAAAATTCTGGTGTTTGCCGCCGTCTTTGAATATGCCGCGCACTTGGTCGGGCAGGCACAATTCAGCGACGCCCGGTTGCTCGGCCACCAGCGCGCCGAGATTCGCGCCATGGCGGTTGATCCAGGTCCCAACCGGCACAGTGAAGCCGCGCTTGTGCTCAAAGGCACGGGCCTCCGGCAGCCGCGAATCGAGCCATTTTCTGAGCAGCCATTTGCCGAGGCGCCCGCGAATCTTGAGGCTGTCCGGCAGGGCGAAGGCGACCTCCGCTACGGCGGGGTCGAGGAACGGCGTGCGGCCCTCGACACCATGCGCCATCAAGCAGCGGTCGAGTTTGATCAACAGATCATTGGGCAGCCACTCGGCGCAATCCACTGTTTGCACCCGCTGGAGGGGGGTGAGGCCGGCGCCGTGCGCCAGATGTTCGGCCGCCGCCACACCGTCGCGCCAACCATGTGGCGCTTCGCGCAACAGGCCGAGCCGCTCCAGTGCCGAGCGCGCCCGCATGGCTTTGGCACCACCGCGCCACCACGGCCGCGTGGCGCTCCGGTAGCGTCCGTACCCGGCGAACAATTCATCGCCGCCTTCGCCGCACAGTACTACCTTCAATTCCTCAGACGCCGTCTGCCCGAGCTTATAGGTCGGCAAGGTGGCGTAATCGGCCACCGGATCATCGAGCGCCGCCGCGACGCGCGGCAAAAGGGTGAGAAAATCCTTCTCATCGAATTCGATCTCCACATGTTCGGCGCCAACCGCCCGGGCCACAGCGCGGGCATGGGCCCGTTCGTCATGCGCGTCGCCTTCTGAGAAACCGATCGTGAAGGCGCGCACCGGCGTCTCATTCAGCCGTGCCATGGCGGCGAGCAGGGCGGAGCTGTCAATGCCGCCGGAGAGAAACATGCCGTAGGGCACGTCCGAACGCTGATGCACCATCACGCTATCCATCAGCGCCGCGTCGAGGCGCTCGAGCGCTTCATCTTCGCTTTGCACTTCTGGTGCCGATGATGTCGGGAGGGCTGAGATATGGCGGCGCTCGACGATGCGTCCCGCACGAACTTGAATGGTCTCGCCCGGCAGTACTCGTTTGATATCACGGTAGATCGTGTCGCGCCCGGTGGTGAACTGCATGCTCAGCAGCTCATTCTGGGCGCGTCGGGAAAGGTCCGAAGCAACGGCGAAACCGCCGGAGATTAGGGCCCGGGGCTCAGATGCGAAGGCCAAACCGAATGCACCTTCGACATAATAAAGCGGCTTGATGCCGAACGGATCACGCGCCAACAACAGGCTATTGGCGCGACGGTCGTGCAGCGCCAAGGCATACATACCGCGCAGGTCGCGTGCGACGTCCACGCCAGCGCCTGGATAAAGCCGAAGCGGCACTTCACAATCTGATTGCGTCGTAAATTCGAGATCCGGGTGCTCGGAGCGCAACTCAACAAAATTATAAAATTCAGCATTGGCGATCAGGGTCGCGCCGGCACCATCATTCAGCGGCTGATCTCCGGTGACGAGGTCGATGATCGACAACCGGGTATGCGCGAATGCTACATCCTGTAGGGCATAGGCGCCGCTGCCGTCGGGCCCGCGGTGGGTCAATACAGCGCCCATACGATCAACCGCGCTGATGTCTGGGCGTGTGGCATCCAGCGTCATGAGGCCAGCAATGCCGCACATCAGCTTCGTACCTGTTCGAAGAAATCCAGATAACGGCGGACGATGGCCGCTTCTGTGTAAGTTTCGGCATAGGCCGCGCGCCCGGCCTTCGCCAGCCTTGCTGCCAATTCCGGGTTATCGATCAGGGTGCGAATCGAAGTCGCCAAAGCCGGCGCATCTTCCAACGGGACCAGCAGCCCGGTTTCGCCGGACGTGATCAGGCTTATCGGCCCGGCCGCGGCAGCGGCGACCACAGGCGTGCCATGCGCCCAGGCTTCGATCACGACATTTCCCAACGGCTCGATGCGCGATGGGCAAACGAATATATCAGCCGCCGCCAATAGCGCGCCGACATCCTCGCGCCAACCCAGAAAGCGCACCCGCGCCGCAACGCCGAGGCTGTCCGCAAGGGCGTGCAATTCCGCTTTGAGCGGACCATCGCCGGCGATCCATGCGTAGGTGTCCGGCAATTCGGCAAGGGCGTACAGCAATTGGTCAAACGCTTTGTTGACGTGGAGACGGCCGAGCGCCACCACCAGCGGCGCGCGGTCTGGCGTTTCCAATTCGCCGCGCACGACTGCCGGCGCCGGTTCGGCAGAAACGAAATTTGGGAGGTAGTGGCTTCGTTCCGCTGGCCAGAGTTCGCTCCGAACGTAGCGCACGATGCCCTCGGTATTGCCGATCAGATGATCGCAGGAAGTATAATATTTGAGATCGTAATAACCGCCGAGGCGGGCGACATGGGTAAAACCGTGATCGGCGACTTTGGCCGGACATAGATGACTTGCCCGGTTCATCCAGGTAAGGACGACATGCGGAGAGAACGACTTAATTTCCCGCCCAAATGCGCGGCGCGTTGTGAAATCCGTCCAGCCGCCAAAGGGGAGCGCCACCGGTTCAAGCCCGCCATCGCGCAGCGCGGCTACCCAGGGCCGCCCATCGCGTACCAGAATATGTTGATCCACGCCGGCGCGGGCCAGCGCCAGCGCCAAGCGCACAAAAAAAGTCTCCGCCCCGCCATGCTCGCCGCCAGCGATCGCCTGCAACAAGCGCAAGCCAGATGCGCCGCCTGCGCTATTCATCGTCCAACTCGGCCTTGAGGTGAGAGAGCAGGGGATAGAGCGCCGCCATGAGGGCGATAGCAAAGCCCCAGCGGCCTTCGCGGTAACCCTTGCGCATAAAGTAACATTTTAGAAAGCGCGAGATTGAGCGCCGCAGCGTCCAAATCATGGGCGGCAACTTAACATCGCTAGCACGTAAATCTGCTGCTCGGGCATCGCTATAGCGTTGCAGGCGAGAGATCATGTCGGCAAAATCGCGGTCGACATAATGTGTCATAGCCGTGTGCAGCCAGCGCTTGGGTCCGCTCAGTATGAGCGGCGGATGAATGCGGCTCGACCCCCACTGCTTGGCGCCCGGCGTGAACAGGCGGGGTGCCGCCATCACCCCCCATGAGCCGCCCCAGCCGTAGCGCACTAGGCGGGCGCCTATATAGTTGTCGAACGGCACAAGAAAATATCCCGGCGCGGCATGGGCGATGGTCTGGCGGATTTCCCGGCCCAGCGCTTCGGAGGCGCGCTCGTCCGCATCCACTTCGAGAATCCAGTCGCCGGTGCAGAGATCGATGCCGGCATGGCGTCTCGGCCCCTCGAGCGGCCAGTCCCCAGCAACCGTCCGTGCACCAAACCTTTCGGCAATCTCCTTGGAGCCGTCGCTGCAGCGGTCAAGCACCACGATAATTTCATCGGCGAAAGCGAGCGCCTCCAAGCACTCGGCTAATTGTTCCGCCTCGTTGTGCACGCATAATGCGACCGACAGTTTTGGCGCTGACGATGCCTCGGTTCCGCCAGCGTTCATGAGCGCGTATCCAAAACCCGCGCCCACAATTCACGTGCAGCGTTCTCGGCCATCTCCACGGTCAAGCTGTCCATCAGGCTCCCGGTCGTCCTGTGATCGTAGCCGCTTCCGCCGACCAATTCGTCATAATCCAGACCCGTCCGTACGACCGCGCATTGTGCGCCCCAGGGCGCATAATGCGCCTCCCGGCTCGGCCCGAACAGGCCTAGTGTCGGGACCCCAGAAGCAGCAGCAATATGCATGAGCCCGGAATCATTTCCGACATAGAAATCGCAACGCGCAAGCAGGGCCGCGACGGTTAGCAAATCGAGCTTGCCCACCAGGTCATGTACTTGGGCTGCCGGAAGTGAGTCGATCGCCGCAGCCGCCGCAGCGCGCTCCGACGCCGCGCCAAGGATGATCACCGCCGCACCCGGCAGAATTCCGTCGCTGGCGGTCAGGCGAACCGCGAGCTCAGCGAAATTTTTGCCCGGCCATTGCTTACCGCGCCAATTGGCGGTCGGGCCGAGGGCGAGAACCGGCCCCTCGGGCAATACACGAGCCGCGGCGTTTTCCTGCGCCGCGCCGATCCACAAATGCGGCGGCGGCGGTTCGGGCAAGCGCGCAAGTTCAGCCAGCGAGGCCAGCCGGTGCGCCGCGCCACTATTGGGGCGCCAGACCATACGCCGGCGCGCCATCAGACAATAGGAAAGGGCGGACGCCCTGAGATCGATCACCAAATGCCAGTAATTCGGCCAACACTGCCACCAGAGAGCCAGCCAGTGCACTGCCAAGCGGCGCTTCTTCAGTGCAATGACGCGCGCTACCTGGGGTGTTTCAGCAAACAACGGCGCGGCGGCGGGGCCGCAGGCGATGGTGATCTCCGAGTCAGGATATTGTTCGATGAGGTGGGAGAGCAGCGCCGTGGAGAGTACCGCGTCGCCGATGCGCGTCGAGGTGATGAAGAGAAGCTTCATCGAAAGATGGTTTCGAACTCGCTTGCCGTTGTATCCCAACTTCTCGAACGCCCATGGCGCCGCGCCACGATGCTGGCGGATTTGAACTCGTCGTCGTCGCTCAGCATACGAACCGCGTGATCGGCGAAATCACTTTTCGAATCAGTTAAAAATGCCGATTTGTCGCCAATGACACGTTCTTTGACCGCGCCCATCGGGCGCGCCACAGCCGGCACTCCGACGGCCTGTGATTCGGCCAGCGTGGAGCAATACATTTCTTTTTCCGAACCGGGATAAAGATGAACTCGGGCGTGCCGGTACGCCTGGGACATGTCCCGGTCTCCCGCAGGTGCCTTGATTATGATGCCGCTCTGCTCGGCGGCGATGACCTTGCGGTAAATTTCGTTGAGCTCGTCGGGCAGGGTTTCGCCGGCTTCGGCCT
The Pseudomonadota bacterium genome window above contains:
- a CDS encoding glycosyltransferase family 2 protein → MNAGGTEASSAPKLSVALCVHNEAEQLAECLEALAFADEIIVVLDRCSDGSKEIAERFGARTVAGDWPLEGPRRHAGIDLCTGDWILEVDADERASEALGREIRQTIAHAAPGYFLVPFDNYIGARLVRYGWGGSWGVMAAPRLFTPGAKQWGSSRIHPPLILSGPKRWLHTAMTHYVDRDFADMISRLQRYSDARAADLRASDVKLPPMIWTLRRSISRFLKCYFMRKGYREGRWGFAIALMAALYPLLSHLKAELDDE
- a CDS encoding glycosyltransferase family 9 protein, yielding MKLLFITSTRIGDAVLSTALLSHLIEQYPDSEITIACGPAAAPLFAETPQVARVIALKKRRLAVHWLALWWQCWPNYWHLVIDLRASALSYCLMARRRMVWRPNSGAAHRLASLAELARLPEPPPPHLWIGAAQENAAARVLPEGPVLALGPTANWRGKQWPGKNFAELAVRLTASDGILPGAAVIILGAASERAAAAAAIDSLPAAQVHDLVGKLDLLTVAALLARCDFYVGNDSGLMHIAAASGVPTLGLFGPSREAHYAPWGAQCAVVRTGLDYDELVGGSGYDHRTTGSLMDSLTVEMAENAARELWARVLDTRS
- the asnB gene encoding asparagine synthase (glutamine-hydrolyzing) — its product is MCGIAGLMTLDATRPDISAVDRMGAVLTHRGPDGSGAYALQDVAFAHTRLSIIDLVTGDQPLNDGAGATLIANAEFYNFVELRSEHPDLEFTTQSDCEVPLRLYPGAGVDVARDLRGMYALALHDRRANSLLLARDPFGIKPLYYVEGAFGLAFASEPRALISGGFAVASDLSRRAQNELLSMQFTTGRDTIYRDIKRVLPGETIQVRAGRIVERRHISALPTSSAPEVQSEDEALERLDAALMDSVMVHQRSDVPYGMFLSGGIDSSALLAAMARLNETPVRAFTIGFSEGDAHDERAHARAVARAVGAEHVEIEFDEKDFLTLLPRVAAALDDPVADYATLPTYKLGQTASEELKVVLCGEGGDELFAGYGRYRSATRPWWRGGAKAMRARSALERLGLLREAPHGWRDGVAAAEHLAHGAGLTPLQRVQTVDCAEWLPNDLLIKLDRCLMAHGVEGRTPFLDPAVAEVAFALPDSLKIRGRLGKWLLRKWLDSRLPEARAFEHKRGFTVPVGTWINRHGANLGALVAEQPGVAELCLPDQVRGIFKDGGKHQNFAAWILLFYATWHQIHVLGHPSDGDVFDCLAA
- a CDS encoding glycosyltransferase translates to MNSAGGASGLRLLQAIAGGEHGGAETFFVRLALALARAGVDQHILVRDGRPWVAALRDGGLEPVALPFGGWTDFTTRRAFGREIKSFSPHVVLTWMNRASHLCPAKVADHGFTHVARLGGYYDLKYYTSCDHLIGNTEGIVRYVRSELWPAERSHYLPNFVSAEPAPAVVRGELETPDRAPLVVALGRLHVNKAFDQLLYALAELPDTYAWIAGDGPLKAELHALADSLGVAARVRFLGWREDVGALLAAADIFVCPSRIEPLGNVVIEAWAHGTPVVAAAAAGPISLITSGETGLLVPLEDAPALATSIRTLIDNPELAARLAKAGRAAYAETYTEAAIVRRYLDFFEQVRS